The proteins below come from a single Micromonospora citrea genomic window:
- a CDS encoding APC family permease: MDQLARRLGVPDAVVIGLGSMLGAGVFVVFAPAAAAAGGAGLLAALVLAGFIAFCNATSSARLAARHPESGGTYVYGRERLGPFAGFLAGWGFVVGKTASCAAMALTIGAYLWPGQARLVAVGAVLAVTAVNLRGIGKTATATKVLVGVVLAVLALVAVAGVASGDVAPDRLGDLDGSGRGVLTAAGLLFFAFAGYARVATLGEEVREPERTIPRAVPLALGVVLAVYLVLAVVAVGVLGADRLAASAAPLADVVTAAGLPGLAWLVRAGATVAVTGVLLSLLAGVGRTALAMARRRDLPGALAAVHPVRRVPHRAELAVAAVVVTIVLLGDVRDAIGFSSCTVLVYYAITNAAALTLGRDPARRLPVRALAVLGLAGCLLLAVNLPLSSVLAGFAVLAVGAAWYALRPRRA; the protein is encoded by the coding sequence GTGGATCAACTGGCGCGCCGGCTGGGCGTACCCGACGCGGTGGTCATCGGGCTGGGTTCGATGCTCGGCGCCGGCGTCTTCGTGGTGTTCGCGCCGGCCGCCGCGGCGGCCGGCGGGGCGGGGCTGCTGGCGGCCCTGGTGCTGGCCGGCTTCATCGCATTCTGCAACGCCACCAGCTCGGCCCGGCTCGCGGCCCGCCACCCGGAGTCCGGCGGCACCTACGTGTACGGCCGGGAGCGGCTCGGCCCGTTCGCCGGTTTCCTGGCCGGCTGGGGCTTCGTGGTCGGCAAGACCGCGAGCTGCGCGGCGATGGCGCTGACCATCGGGGCGTACCTCTGGCCGGGGCAGGCCCGGCTCGTCGCCGTCGGCGCGGTGCTGGCGGTGACCGCCGTGAACCTGCGCGGCATCGGCAAGACCGCGACCGCGACGAAGGTGCTGGTCGGCGTGGTGCTGGCGGTGCTGGCCCTGGTCGCGGTGGCGGGCGTGGCGAGCGGCGACGTGGCGCCGGACCGGCTCGGCGACCTCGACGGCTCCGGGCGGGGCGTGCTCACCGCCGCCGGGCTGCTCTTCTTCGCCTTCGCCGGGTACGCGCGGGTCGCCACCCTCGGCGAGGAGGTACGCGAGCCGGAGCGGACCATCCCCCGCGCGGTGCCGCTGGCGCTGGGCGTGGTACTGGCGGTCTACCTGGTGCTGGCGGTGGTCGCCGTCGGCGTGCTCGGGGCCGACCGGCTGGCCGCGTCCGCCGCGCCCCTGGCCGACGTGGTGACGGCCGCCGGGCTGCCCGGCCTCGCCTGGCTCGTCCGGGCCGGGGCGACCGTGGCGGTGACCGGGGTGCTGCTCTCCCTGCTCGCCGGGGTGGGGCGCACCGCGCTGGCGATGGCCCGCCGCCGTGACCTGCCCGGGGCGCTCGCCGCCGTCCACCCGGTGCGCCGGGTGCCGCACCGGGCCGAGCTGGCCGTGGCCGCCGTGGTGGTGACGATCGTGCTGCTCGGGGACGTGCGGGACGCGATCGGCTTCTCCAGTTGCACGGTGCTGGTCTACTACGCGATCACCAACGCCGCCGCGCTGACCCTGGGCCGCGACCCGGCCCGGCGGCTGCCGGTGCGGGCGCTCGCCGTGCTGGGGCTGGCCGGCTGCCTGCTGCTCGCGGTCAACCTGCCGCTGTCGAGCGTCCTCGCGGGCTTCGCGGTGCTGGCCGTCGGCGCCGCCTGGTACGCCCTGCGCCCCCGGCGCGCCTGA
- a CDS encoding phosphatase PAP2 family protein, which translates to MRETTAVRSGARLRPVRPAGWWFDALLLAALVGLTVALAADHLFGIDRAVADWSQAHRPTAAHWTAVVLNYLGQGTPLTLIALGLGVLLAVRLRSVLPVLPPVLAFALSYLTIGPLKVWTARPAPSASVKEPFLPPEQTLPLFQDELPLRFAQSYPSGHVANAILWYGVIALLLAPLLRTYGRSAPPRLLTVLRVVPPVVVLCTTTYLGWHWLTDSVAGLLLGLLLDRVLHRVPWDDLPLPGMLRDWNRPFISAP; encoded by the coding sequence GTGCGGGAGACCACGGCGGTACGGTCCGGAGCGCGGCTGAGGCCTGTCCGGCCGGCCGGCTGGTGGTTCGACGCCCTCCTGCTCGCCGCCCTGGTCGGACTGACCGTGGCCCTCGCCGCCGACCATCTCTTCGGCATCGACCGCGCCGTCGCCGACTGGTCGCAGGCGCACCGGCCGACGGCCGCGCACTGGACGGCCGTGGTCCTCAACTACCTCGGTCAGGGCACCCCGCTGACGCTGATCGCTCTGGGGCTCGGGGTGCTGCTCGCGGTGCGGCTCAGATCCGTGCTCCCGGTGCTGCCGCCGGTGCTCGCCTTCGCCCTCAGCTACCTGACCATCGGCCCGCTCAAGGTGTGGACGGCCCGGCCCGCGCCCAGCGCGAGCGTCAAGGAGCCGTTCCTGCCGCCCGAGCAGACCCTCCCGCTCTTCCAGGACGAGTTGCCGCTGAGGTTCGCCCAGTCCTACCCCTCGGGCCATGTCGCCAACGCGATCCTCTGGTACGGCGTCATCGCGCTGCTGCTCGCCCCGCTGCTGCGCACCTACGGCCGGAGCGCGCCACCCCGGCTGCTCACCGTGCTCCGGGTGGTGCCGCCGGTCGTGGTGCTCTGCACCACCACCTATCTGGGCTGGCACTGGCTGACCGACTCTGTGGCCGGGCTGCTGCTCGGGCTCCTCCTCGACCGGGTGCTGCACCGGGTGCCCTGGGACGACCTGCCGTTGCCGGGCATGCTGCGGGACTGGAACCGTCCGTTCATCTCCGCCCCCTAG
- a CDS encoding DUF4032 domain-containing protein, whose amino-acid sequence MRITSALVDPALLDLPWSTPLEEWPAEHLVALPQGISRHVVRFVRLGGYVYAVKETGERVAEREYDLLRALERIDFPSVEAVAIVADRQTDDGEPLDPVLITRHLQFSLPYRALFSHTLRPETMGRLLDALAALIVRMHLTGFFWGDCSLSNTLFRRDAGAFAAYLVDAETGALHQSLSNGQRGEDLEIARVNIFGEALDLQAAGLLHESIDPEVVCEEVVQRYERLWHEITYEQQVEREARHDIEGRIRRLNELGFDVAEVAMSTIDNGRYLIRPKVVDAGYHTRRLLRLTGLDAEENQARRLLNDLDAYRAESDLTDEQQAAHRWLTEVFEPVVRAVPAHLRRKLEPQELFAQIIEHKWLLSERAGRDVGMAPAVHSYLSDVLVHRPDEQAVLGVEIPAP is encoded by the coding sequence GTGCGGATCACCTCGGCCCTCGTCGACCCTGCGCTGCTCGACCTGCCCTGGTCGACCCCGTTGGAGGAGTGGCCGGCGGAGCATCTGGTGGCGCTGCCCCAGGGCATCTCCCGGCACGTCGTCCGGTTCGTCCGCCTCGGCGGCTACGTCTACGCGGTCAAGGAGACCGGCGAGCGGGTTGCCGAGCGCGAGTACGACCTGCTGCGCGCCCTGGAGCGGATCGACTTCCCGTCGGTGGAGGCGGTGGCGATCGTCGCCGACCGGCAGACCGACGACGGCGAGCCGCTCGACCCGGTGCTGATCACCCGGCACCTCCAGTTCTCCCTGCCCTACCGGGCGCTCTTCTCGCACACCCTGCGACCGGAGACGATGGGCCGGTTGCTCGACGCGCTGGCGGCCCTGATCGTGCGGATGCACCTCACCGGCTTCTTCTGGGGCGACTGCTCGCTGTCCAACACGCTGTTCCGCCGGGACGCCGGCGCGTTCGCCGCCTACCTGGTGGACGCCGAGACCGGGGCGCTGCACCAGTCGCTCTCCAACGGGCAGCGTGGCGAGGACCTGGAGATCGCCCGGGTCAACATCTTCGGCGAGGCGCTCGACCTCCAGGCCGCCGGCCTGCTGCACGAGTCGATCGACCCGGAGGTGGTCTGCGAGGAGGTCGTGCAGCGCTACGAGCGGCTGTGGCACGAGATCACCTACGAGCAGCAGGTCGAGCGGGAGGCCCGGCACGACATCGAGGGGCGGATCCGCCGCCTCAACGAGCTGGGCTTCGACGTCGCCGAGGTGGCGATGTCGACGATCGACAACGGGCGCTACCTGATCCGCCCGAAGGTGGTCGACGCCGGCTACCACACCCGCCGGCTGCTCCGCCTCACCGGCCTGGACGCGGAGGAGAACCAGGCGCGTCGGCTGCTCAACGACCTGGACGCATACCGGGCCGAGAGCGACCTGACCGACGAGCAGCAGGCCGCCCACCGCTGGCTGACCGAGGTCTTCGAGCCGGTCGTCCGGGCGGTCCCCGCGCACCTGCGCCGCAAGCTGGAGCCGCAGGAGCTCTTCGCCCAGATCATCGAGCACAAGTGGCTGCTCTCCGAGCGGGCCGGCCGGGACGTCGGCATGGCCCCGGCGGTGCACTCCTACCTCTCCGACGTGCTCGTGCACCGCCCTGACGAGCAGGCCGTGCTGGGCGTCGAGATCCCCGCCCCCTGA
- the nagA gene encoding N-acetylglucosamine-6-phosphate deacetylase, whose protein sequence is MATRVNGKVVTPTGVIRQGCVELDGGRITAVAEYPSVRDGHWIVPGFVDMHTHGGGGDTFTTGDAEQARRAADFHLRHGTTTLLASLVSSPFALMRAATEAFAPLVAEGVLAGIHFEGPYLSAARCGAQNPEFLRDPSTDELAELIELGDGAVRMVTLAPERDGALEAVKLLTAHRVVAAVGHTDATYDQTRAAVAAGASVGTHLFNGMRPVHHREPGPVVALLDAPNVVCELVADGVHLHDGMLAFATSTAGPERAALITDAMAAAGMPDGDYELGGQAVTVAGGVARLARDGAIAGSTLTMDEALRHAVAAGIPIADAVRMAATTPARAIGLGDRLGALQVGLRADLVVLDDELNVVRVMRGGSWVE, encoded by the coding sequence ATGGCCACTCGGGTGAACGGCAAGGTGGTGACCCCGACCGGCGTGATCCGGCAGGGCTGCGTGGAGCTGGACGGGGGTCGCATCACGGCGGTGGCCGAGTACCCGTCGGTGCGCGACGGGCACTGGATCGTGCCCGGCTTCGTCGACATGCACACGCACGGCGGGGGCGGGGACACCTTCACCACGGGGGACGCCGAGCAGGCCCGCCGGGCCGCCGACTTCCACCTGCGGCACGGCACCACGACCCTGCTGGCCAGCCTGGTCAGCTCGCCGTTCGCGCTGATGCGCGCGGCCACCGAGGCGTTCGCCCCGCTGGTCGCCGAGGGGGTGCTGGCCGGCATCCACTTCGAGGGGCCGTACCTCTCCGCCGCCCGCTGCGGCGCGCAGAACCCCGAGTTCCTCCGCGACCCGTCGACCGACGAGCTGGCCGAGCTGATCGAGCTGGGCGACGGCGCGGTCCGGATGGTCACCCTGGCCCCCGAGCGGGACGGCGCGCTGGAGGCGGTCAAGCTGCTCACCGCGCACCGGGTGGTCGCCGCGGTCGGCCACACCGACGCCACGTACGACCAGACCCGCGCCGCCGTCGCGGCGGGTGCGAGCGTCGGCACCCACCTGTTCAACGGGATGCGGCCGGTGCACCACCGCGAGCCCGGCCCGGTGGTGGCCCTCCTCGACGCCCCGAACGTGGTCTGCGAACTGGTCGCCGACGGCGTGCACCTGCACGACGGGATGCTGGCCTTCGCCACCTCGACGGCCGGCCCGGAGCGGGCCGCCCTGATTACCGACGCGATGGCCGCCGCCGGCATGCCCGACGGCGACTACGAGCTGGGCGGCCAGGCCGTCACGGTGGCGGGCGGCGTGGCCCGGCTGGCCCGCGACGGCGCGATCGCCGGCAGCACCCTGACCATGGACGAGGCGCTGCGGCACGCGGTGGCTGCCGGCATCCCGATCGCGGACGCCGTGCGGATGGCGGCCACCACGCCGGCCCGCGCGATCGGCCTCGGCGACCGGCTGGGCGCCCTCCAGGTCGGGCTCCGGGCCGACCTGGTGGTGCTCGACGACGAACTGAACGTGGTGCGGGTCATGCGCGGCGGCTCCTGGGTGGAGTGA
- a CDS encoding ROK family protein — MSPTDVVVALDVGGTGMKCALVRPDGAVLHTERHPTDAGRGPDAVVDTILAVADGLAGKARADGLTPAALGVAVPGVIDEARGVAVWSANVGFRDVPLRDLARARLGLPTALGHDVRAGGLAEARLGAGREDRHVLFVAIGTGIAAAHVVDGAAATGAHGAAGEIGHVLVRPGGPVCGCGRPGCLEAVASAAAIGRRYAALAGVPATAADVAERAAAGEPLAADVWREAVEALADGLATGQALFDVEAVVLGGGLARAGALLLDPLRAALHERMTFHREPRLVAAALGDEAGCLGAALLALDSLEK, encoded by the coding sequence GTGAGCCCGACCGACGTCGTCGTCGCGCTGGACGTCGGCGGCACCGGAATGAAGTGCGCCCTGGTCCGGCCGGACGGCGCCGTGCTGCACACCGAGCGGCACCCCACCGACGCCGGGCGCGGCCCGGACGCCGTGGTCGACACGATCCTGGCGGTCGCCGACGGGCTGGCCGGCAAGGCCCGCGCCGACGGGCTCACCCCGGCCGCGCTCGGCGTCGCCGTGCCCGGCGTGATCGACGAGGCGCGCGGCGTCGCGGTCTGGTCCGCGAACGTGGGCTTCCGGGACGTACCGCTGCGGGACCTGGCGCGGGCGCGGCTCGGGCTGCCGACGGCGCTCGGCCACGACGTGCGCGCCGGCGGCCTGGCCGAGGCCCGGCTCGGCGCCGGCCGCGAGGACCGGCACGTCCTCTTCGTCGCGATCGGCACCGGGATCGCCGCCGCCCACGTGGTCGACGGCGCGGCCGCCACCGGCGCGCACGGCGCCGCCGGGGAGATCGGCCACGTCCTGGTACGCCCCGGCGGGCCGGTCTGCGGCTGCGGCCGTCCCGGCTGCCTGGAGGCCGTCGCCTCCGCCGCCGCCATCGGCCGGCGCTACGCGGCGCTGGCTGGGGTCCCGGCGACCGCCGCCGACGTGGCCGAACGGGCGGCGGCCGGTGAGCCGCTGGCGGCGGACGTCTGGCGGGAGGCCGTCGAGGCGCTCGCCGACGGCCTCGCCACCGGGCAGGCCCTCTTCGACGTGGAGGCCGTCGTGCTCGGCGGCGGCCTGGCGCGGGCCGGCGCGCTGCTGCTGGACCCGCTGCGGGCCGCGCTGCACGAGCGGATGACGTTCCACCGGGAGCCGCGCCTGGTCGCGGCGGCCCTCGGCGACGAGGCCGGCTGCCTCGGCGCCGCCCTGCTCGCCCTCGACAGTCTGGAGAAGTGA
- a CDS encoding SIS domain-containing protein, giving the protein MSYVDAEIASQPDCWREAARLAAATDDLPRPGERVAVVGCGTSWFMAMAYAARRERSGHGETDAFQASEFPAGRRYDRLVAITRSGTTTEVTELLAALRGRVPTTVLVGDPDSPAVPLADAAVPMPFADERSVVQTRFATTALALLRAHLGDNIAALAADAEVAVRAPLPIDPTRIEQATFLGRGWTVGLAQEAALKCREAATFWAEAYPAMDYRHGPISIAAPGRLVWAFGELPDGLPEDVAATGAAFVHSRTHGCRTVLGSWAAGRTPVDPMADLILAQRFAVALATSRGLDPDAPRHLSRSVVLA; this is encoded by the coding sequence ATGTCGTACGTCGACGCCGAGATCGCGAGCCAGCCCGACTGCTGGCGGGAGGCGGCGCGGCTCGCCGCCGCCACCGACGACCTCCCGCGCCCCGGTGAGCGGGTCGCCGTCGTCGGCTGCGGCACGTCGTGGTTCATGGCGATGGCGTACGCGGCCCGCCGCGAGCGCTCCGGCCACGGCGAGACCGACGCCTTCCAGGCCTCCGAGTTCCCCGCCGGACGGCGCTACGACCGGCTGGTCGCGATCACCCGCTCCGGCACCACCACCGAGGTCACCGAGCTGCTCGCCGCCCTGCGCGGGCGGGTGCCGACCACCGTCCTGGTCGGCGATCCCGACTCCCCCGCCGTCCCGCTGGCCGACGCGGCCGTGCCCATGCCCTTCGCCGACGAGCGCTCGGTGGTGCAGACCCGCTTCGCGACGACCGCGCTGGCCCTGCTCCGCGCCCACCTCGGCGACAACATCGCGGCGCTCGCCGCCGACGCCGAGGTGGCGGTACGCGCCCCGCTGCCGATCGACCCGACCCGGATCGAGCAGGCCACCTTCCTCGGTCGGGGCTGGACGGTCGGGCTGGCCCAGGAGGCGGCGCTCAAGTGCCGCGAGGCGGCCACCTTCTGGGCCGAGGCGTACCCGGCGATGGACTACCGGCACGGCCCGATCTCGATCGCCGCCCCCGGGCGGCTGGTCTGGGCGTTCGGCGAGCTGCCCGACGGGCTGCCGGAGGACGTGGCCGCGACGGGCGCGGCGTTCGTGCACAGCCGCACCCACGGCTGCCGCACGGTGCTCGGCAGCTGGGCCGCCGGCCGTACGCCGGTCGACCCGATGGCCGACCTGATCCTGGCGCAGCGGTTCGCGGTCGCGCTCGCCACCAGCCGGGGCCTCGACCCCGACGCGCCCCGGCACCTGAGCCGGTCCGTGGTACTCGCGTGA
- a CDS encoding DeoR/GlpR family DNA-binding transcription regulator gives MDRYARWNALLEMLTDSGRVSVEEAAERLDVSQATIRRDFDQLAQQQMITRTRGGAVANGVSYDLPLRYKTAKHSAEKQRIGAAAAALVSPGTVVGLNGGTTSTEVARALAVRPDLNTSAEGAQLTVVTNALNIANELLVRSRMKVVVAGGVVRPKSFELVGPLGGALLREVTLDVALLGVDAIDPQLGAAAHHEGEAAMNNLMVARAKRVVIIADSSKLGGHAFARICPVDRVETLVTDSGASPEVVEAFRAAGVHVVCA, from the coding sequence GTGGACCGGTACGCCAGATGGAACGCCCTGCTCGAAATGCTGACCGACAGCGGCCGGGTCAGCGTCGAGGAGGCCGCCGAGCGGCTGGACGTCTCCCAGGCCACCATCCGGCGCGACTTCGACCAGCTCGCCCAGCAGCAGATGATCACCCGGACCAGGGGTGGCGCGGTCGCCAACGGCGTCTCGTACGACCTGCCGCTGCGCTACAAGACCGCCAAGCACTCGGCCGAGAAGCAACGGATCGGCGCCGCCGCGGCGGCGCTGGTCTCGCCGGGCACCGTGGTGGGTCTCAACGGCGGCACCACCAGCACCGAGGTGGCCCGCGCCCTGGCCGTCCGGCCGGACCTGAACACCAGCGCCGAGGGCGCACAGCTCACCGTGGTCACCAACGCGCTCAACATCGCCAACGAGCTGCTCGTCCGTTCCCGGATGAAGGTCGTGGTGGCCGGCGGCGTGGTCCGGCCCAAGTCGTTCGAGCTGGTCGGCCCGCTGGGCGGGGCGCTGCTGCGCGAGGTCACCCTGGACGTCGCCCTGCTCGGTGTGGACGCGATCGACCCCCAGCTCGGCGCCGCCGCCCACCACGAGGGCGAGGCGGCGATGAACAACCTGATGGTGGCCCGGGCCAAGCGCGTGGTGATCATCGCCGACTCGTCCAAGCTGGGCGGGCACGCCTTCGCCCGGATCTGCCCCGTGGACCGGGTGGAGACGCTGGTCACCGACTCCGGCGCGAGTCCCGAGGTGGTCGAGGCGTTCCGCGCCGCCGGCGTCCACGTCGTCTGCGCCTGA
- a CDS encoding ATP-binding cassette domain-containing protein produces the protein MSAVLEIEGLRKTYKSRRRGTRNALDGFDMRVEEGQVHGFLGPNGSGKTTTLRTLLGLIRPDGGRMTILGHEVPAALPTVAGRVGAIVESPQFFPHFSARDTLSLLAGAGDVPAQRIDEVLELVGLRDRAGERVKTYSLGMKQRLAVASALLKNPKLLILDEPANGLDPGGIREMRTLMRTLAESGMTVVLSSHILGEIQLICDSVTIISLGRRVAFGPVEQVLAQHSSGAVRVRLEAVTDLPIAAEALTRAGIRVTGQPDHLMLADVDKPAAVTRLLAEQGLYVSELAPVAVDLESVFLELTATAPVPGQHRQVDQSTKVGGAGQPGATAGGWGA, from the coding sequence TTGTCGGCTGTCCTGGAGATCGAAGGTCTACGCAAGACCTACAAGAGCCGTCGGCGCGGCACCCGCAACGCGCTCGACGGGTTCGACATGCGGGTCGAAGAGGGGCAGGTGCACGGCTTCCTGGGCCCCAACGGATCGGGCAAGACCACCACGCTGCGTACGCTGCTCGGCCTGATCCGGCCCGACGGCGGCCGGATGACGATCCTCGGGCACGAGGTCCCGGCGGCGCTGCCCACTGTGGCGGGCCGGGTCGGCGCGATCGTGGAGAGTCCGCAGTTCTTCCCGCACTTCTCCGCCCGGGACACCCTGTCGCTGCTCGCCGGCGCGGGCGACGTGCCGGCGCAGCGGATCGACGAGGTGCTGGAGCTGGTCGGGCTGCGCGACCGGGCCGGCGAGCGGGTGAAGACGTACTCGCTGGGCATGAAGCAGCGGCTCGCGGTCGCCTCCGCGCTGCTCAAGAACCCGAAGCTGCTGATCCTCGACGAGCCGGCCAACGGGCTGGACCCGGGCGGCATCCGCGAGATGCGCACCCTGATGCGTACCCTCGCCGAGTCGGGGATGACCGTGGTGCTCTCCAGCCACATCCTCGGCGAGATCCAGCTGATCTGCGACTCGGTCACCATCATCTCGCTGGGCCGGCGGGTCGCCTTCGGCCCGGTCGAGCAGGTGCTCGCCCAGCACTCCTCCGGCGCGGTCCGGGTGCGGCTGGAGGCGGTCACCGACCTGCCGATCGCCGCCGAGGCGCTGACCCGCGCCGGGATCCGGGTGACCGGCCAGCCCGACCACCTGATGCTCGCCGACGTCGACAAGCCGGCCGCCGTGACCCGGCTCCTCGCCGAGCAGGGCCTCTACGTCAGCGAACTCGCCCCGGTCGCCGTCGACCTGGAGAGCGTCTTCCTCGAACTGACCGCCACCGCGCCGGTACCCGGCCAGCACCGGCAGGTCGACCAGTCCACGAAGGTCGGTGGCGCCGGGCAGCCCGGTGCCACCGCGGGAGGGTGGGGCGCGTGA
- a CDS encoding ABC transporter permease subunit, whose protein sequence is MSLYRTELRRLAKRRFTRWMSVLGLVVLALVVVGVFLTNEKIDAAALAKAERAAEQQWQQDVRHNEQYRAECEKAKAAGTGEPGRYPEDCAMIQPPPREAIQADWFLPSTFDFRNNFGATLLPLAAMLALIGFVVGASFVGAEWNTGGMMNLLLWRPKRLTVLLTKLAALLTGLLALALPTTALWFGSVWLVATLRGSTAKMTAGAWQSFALTGLRGLVLAMITATIGFALASLGRHTAMALGGVIALMVVGQFGLGILLQMAGVRFAEAWLLPTYAVAWMEKKVTLENWDACQATYFGECKPDTMDITWQHSSALLVVGLTVILGAALWAMRRRDIS, encoded by the coding sequence GTGAGCCTCTACCGTACGGAGCTGCGCCGGCTGGCGAAGCGGCGCTTCACCCGCTGGATGAGCGTGCTGGGCCTGGTGGTGCTCGCGCTCGTGGTGGTCGGCGTCTTCCTGACCAACGAGAAGATCGACGCCGCCGCGCTGGCAAAGGCCGAGCGCGCCGCCGAGCAGCAGTGGCAGCAGGACGTCCGCCACAACGAGCAGTACCGCGCGGAGTGCGAGAAGGCGAAGGCGGCGGGGACGGGCGAGCCGGGGCGGTACCCCGAGGACTGCGCCATGATCCAGCCGCCGCCCCGCGAGGCGATCCAGGCGGACTGGTTCCTCCCCTCCACCTTCGACTTCCGGAACAACTTCGGGGCCACCCTGCTGCCGCTCGCGGCGATGCTCGCGCTGATCGGGTTCGTCGTCGGCGCCTCGTTCGTCGGGGCCGAGTGGAACACCGGCGGCATGATGAACCTGCTGCTCTGGCGGCCGAAGCGGCTGACCGTACTGCTGACCAAGCTGGCGGCGCTGCTCACCGGCCTGCTCGCCCTGGCGCTGCCCACGACGGCGCTGTGGTTCGGCAGCGTCTGGCTGGTCGCCACCCTGCGCGGCAGCACGGCGAAGATGACCGCCGGGGCCTGGCAGTCCTTCGCCCTCACCGGGCTGCGTGGGCTTGTGCTCGCCATGATCACCGCGACGATCGGTTTCGCGCTCGCCTCGCTGGGCCGGCACACCGCGATGGCGCTGGGCGGCGTGATCGCCCTGATGGTCGTCGGCCAGTTCGGCCTCGGCATCCTGCTGCAGATGGCCGGGGTGCGCTTCGCCGAGGCGTGGCTGCTGCCCACGTACGCGGTGGCGTGGATGGAGAAGAAGGTGACGCTGGAGAACTGGGACGCCTGCCAGGCCACCTACTTCGGCGAGTGTAAACCGGACACGATGGACATCACCTGGCAGCACTCGTCGGCGTTGCTGGTGGTCGGTCTGACGGTGATCCTCGGTGCGGCGCTCTGGGCGATGCGCCGGCGGGACATCTCCTGA
- a CDS encoding DUF3263 domain-containing protein, whose translation MQPADAAPAAPEPSTADRAAATGEARDAGGVVPQPRTGPDAAVPTVPQPRSAAETAVGHAGAATPEAADTALGGAGAATPETDPATGDRPDGGLTERERGILAFEQQWWRHAGAKEQAIRDSFGLSATRYYQLLNALLDNPAALAADPVLVGRLRRLRSSRARNRRR comes from the coding sequence ATGCAGCCCGCCGACGCCGCCCCGGCCGCCCCCGAGCCGTCCACGGCGGACCGGGCGGCCGCGACCGGCGAGGCGCGTGACGCGGGAGGCGTCGTCCCCCAGCCCAGGACCGGCCCCGACGCCGCCGTCCCGACCGTGCCGCAGCCCCGCTCGGCTGCCGAGACGGCCGTCGGTCACGCCGGGGCGGCGACCCCCGAGGCGGCGGACACGGCCCTGGGTGGCGCCGGGGCGGCGACCCCCGAGACCGACCCGGCCACGGGTGACCGGCCGGACGGCGGGCTCACCGAGCGGGAGCGCGGCATCCTCGCCTTCGAGCAGCAGTGGTGGCGGCACGCCGGCGCCAAGGAGCAGGCCATCCGGGACAGCTTCGGCCTCTCCGCCACCCGCTACTACCAGTTGCTGAACGCGCTGCTCGACAACCCGGCGGCGCTCGCCGCCGATCCGGTGCTGGTCGGGCGGCTGCGCCGGCTGCGCTCCTCCCGGGCCCGCAACCGCCGCCGCTGA
- a CDS encoding phage holin family protein, with translation MSAPEKERTQASVGDLLGDVTRDVSTLVRKEIELAKAELREEATRAGKAGGMFGGAALAGFLTVLFVSYALWWGLSNVMDQGWAALIVAVIWAAVTGGLLANARTKMAELRSVLPRTRQTAREMPNAMRGR, from the coding sequence GTGAGTGCCCCGGAGAAGGAACGGACCCAGGCGTCCGTCGGCGACCTGCTCGGCGACGTGACCCGGGACGTCTCCACGCTGGTCCGCAAGGAGATCGAGCTGGCCAAGGCGGAACTGCGCGAGGAGGCGACCCGGGCGGGCAAGGCCGGCGGCATGTTCGGCGGTGCCGCGCTGGCCGGCTTCCTGACGGTGCTGTTCGTGTCGTACGCGCTGTGGTGGGGGCTGTCGAACGTGATGGACCAGGGCTGGGCCGCGCTGATCGTGGCGGTCATCTGGGCCGCGGTCACCGGCGGCCTGCTCGCCAACGCGCGGACGAAGATGGCGGAGCTCCGCTCCGTGCTGCCCCGCACGAGACAGACCGCCCGGGAGATGCCGAACGCGATGCGAGGCCGGTGA
- a CDS encoding DUF3618 domain-containing protein: protein MSNDPDRIRWEIENTRNELSNDVDALADKVNPRRIAGDRVGQARGAFTRAREKVMGVQSDGHGVGQRMSHATGSARAFGEQSREQMSHAAMSVRDEARSLGQQSRQQAQGNPLAAGLIAFGAGLLVSSLLPPSSPERQLAGQARGKVAEHSDQLRAQAGHLREQAGQLGREAGREMGHNLREPAQHAARAVGSTAVSGASAVREQGRSAAHQVQGQAHEAADDLRRR, encoded by the coding sequence ATGTCCAACGATCCGGACCGGATCCGGTGGGAGATCGAGAACACCCGGAACGAACTGAGCAACGACGTCGACGCGCTGGCCGACAAGGTCAACCCGCGACGGATCGCCGGTGACCGCGTCGGGCAGGCCCGTGGCGCGTTCACCCGAGCCAGGGAGAAGGTGATGGGCGTGCAGTCGGACGGGCACGGCGTCGGTCAGCGGATGTCGCACGCGACGGGCTCGGCGCGGGCGTTCGGGGAGCAGTCCCGCGAACAGATGTCGCACGCCGCGATGTCGGTGCGGGACGAGGCGCGCTCGCTCGGGCAGCAGTCCCGGCAGCAGGCGCAGGGCAACCCCCTCGCCGCCGGCCTGATCGCCTTCGGCGCCGGGCTGCTGGTCTCGTCGCTGCTGCCGCCCAGCAGCCCGGAGCGACAGTTGGCCGGGCAGGCCAGGGGCAAGGTGGCCGAGCACTCCGACCAATTGCGCGCACAGGCCGGACACCTGCGCGAGCAGGCCGGCCAGCTGGGCCGTGAGGCAGGCCGCGAGATGGGCCACAACCTGCGCGAGCCGGCGCAGCACGCGGCCCGGGCGGTCGGCTCCACCGCCGTCAGTGGCGCTTCGGCCGTACGGGAACAGGGCCGCTCGGCCGCCCACCAGGTGCAGGGGCAGGCGCATGAGGCCGCCGACGACCTCCGTCGCCGCTGA